ATTGCGATATTTTTCATTTAACCTAGGTTATCTGTAGTTGTGAACATAATCAATAGTTTGAGCGACAGTGGCCGTATTAGTGAACGGAGTGACGCCATGGCCGACGTTGAAGACAAAGCGATCTAAAATTTCTGCTCTTTTAGCGTCACTTAATATGTTTTCAACATAGGGTTTAGCCTTTTCCCAATCCAAAGTCATAACGATGGGATCAATATTGCCCTGTAAAGTAATATTCTGCGGAACTCGCTTTGCAATTTGAGAAAGCGGAGTTCTCCAGTCTACACTGATTGCATTGGCTCCAGTCTGTGACATAAGCTCTACTAAGTGTGCTGTTGGTTGAGAATAAAGTATTACGGGAGTGTTTGGGTAAGTTTTTTTCACTTCACTCACAATGTATTTCATGTGAGGTAAGATAAAGCTCTCATATTCTTTTTGAGAAAGAACACCAACCCAAGAATCAAAAATTTGCACTGCTTGAACGCCGGATTCAATTTGAAACTTAAGGTAATTAGCAATCTGAGTAGCAATATGAGCCATCGCAGAGTTAAAACCCTTTGGATCTTCGAACAAGAATCTTTTTGTAATGATAAATTCTTTTGATGTTCCGCCTTCGGCTAAATAAGAAATTAAAGTGAATGGTGCGCCAACAAATCCAATTAATGGGCGATCTTTCAGCTCTTTTTTGATCAGGTGAATCCCATCTCTAATGAACATCATGTCTTTTCTTGGGTCGAGGTTGCCAAGGTTTTTTACAGTTTCAATTCCTGCATTTGCTAACTTCGGCCCATGATCTGTAAATTCAAAAGTAGATCCCATGTATTCCAAGCAAGTGAGAATGTCGGAGAACATAATTGAAGCATCCAAAGGATATTTTCTCATCGGCTGCAAAGTGATTTCTTTCATCAACTCTGGTGTGTGACTCATGGTACGGAAGTTGGATTGTTTTTTTACAGCCATATATTCAGGAAGATATCGTCCGGCCTGTCTCATAAACCAAACTGGAATTTGAGATTTATTTTTTCCGTTTAACGCGTTCAAAAAACTATCGCTTGAATAATTAGACATTTGTTTCCTCTTTCATCATTAGGGAATAACCAATTCCTCGGTGAGAAGTAATAATAACTGGATTCGTTGGATCGACTTCGATCCATTTTCTAAATTTCACAATCATATTGTCAATGGTTCTAGTTGAGGGGTAATTGTTGTAACCCCAAACCAAATCCAAAATCTTTTCTCTAGCTACCACTTGGTTGGTGTAAGTGAGAAGTAATTTTAAAATACGAGTTTCTTTGTCTGTTAATCTTTCTAACTGACCTTGTGCGCTGACTTGTTGAGCGTCAAAATCAAAAGTAGCGTTTCCGATGGTGATTTTTTTGATTTCTTTTTGTTTAGGCTGAGATCTTCTTAAAACCGCCTGGATTCTCAAAAGCAATTCTTTAAAGTGAAATGGTTTTGTCAAATAATCATCGGCCTTGAGCTCTAATCCTTGAATTTTATCTTGAACGGTCCCTTTGGCCGATAAAATTAAAACCGGCGTCGTATGAGACTGCCTAACCGTCGAGAGAATTTCGAATCCATCAAGCTTTGGAAGCGTGAGATCTAGAATGATAAGGTCATGGACGCCTTTCATTGCGGCTTTCAATCCAGTTTCTCCATCTTGAACCCAGTCCACCGTAAAATTTTCCATCTGGAGATTGTCGATCAGACTTGCACCCAAGAGATCATTGTCTTCAATTAAAAGAATGTGTCCAATCATAAACTTTGCCT
Above is a window of Bdellovibrionota bacterium DNA encoding:
- the hemE gene encoding uroporphyrinogen decarboxylase, with the translated sequence MSNYSSDSFLNALNGKNKSQIPVWFMRQAGRYLPEYMAVKKQSNFRTMSHTPELMKEITLQPMRKYPLDASIMFSDILTCLEYMGSTFEFTDHGPKLANAGIETVKNLGNLDPRKDMMFIRDGIHLIKKELKDRPLIGFVGAPFTLISYLAEGGTSKEFIITKRFLFEDPKGFNSAMAHIATQIANYLKFQIESGVQAVQIFDSWVGVLSQKEYESFILPHMKYIVSEVKKTYPNTPVILYSQPTAHLVELMSQTGANAISVDWRTPLSQIAKRVPQNITLQGNIDPIVMTLDWEKAKPYVENILSDAKRAEILDRFVFNVGHGVTPFTNTATVAQTIDYVHNYR
- a CDS encoding response regulator transcription factor, which produces MIGHILLIEDNDLLGASLIDNLQMENFTVDWVQDGETGLKAAMKGVHDLIILDLTLPKLDGFEILSTVRQSHTTPVLILSAKGTVQDKIQGLELKADDYLTKPFHFKELLLRIQAVLRRSQPKQKEIKKITIGNATFDFDAQQVSAQGQLERLTDKETRILKLLLTYTNQVVAREKILDLVWGYNNYPSTRTIDNMIVKFRKWIEVDPTNPVIITSHRGIGYSLMMKEETNV